A region of the Apium graveolens cultivar Ventura chromosome 6, ASM990537v1, whole genome shotgun sequence genome:
CTTTCTTTAAGAATTCGGTTTTGACAAAAATCTATCACATGATTAACGATGAAGATGAACCTATTTTGGAGAAGGCAATTGGGTAAGTTGTCATTAACCTTGCACCAATTGCAGCCTGTTTATGGTTTCCTTCTTAGTATCAAAGCTAAGTTATATACTTCATATAGGACGGACATTGAATGGTATCCTGGAAAATGCCTGACACACAAAATATTAAAGAAAAAGCCAAAAAAGGGATCAAAGAATGCGAAACCAATTACCAAGACGGAAAATTGTGAtagtttctttaatttcttcagtCCTCCAGAGGTGcctgaggatgatgatgattTAGATGAAGATGctgtaagttctgatactttCTAAACATTATATAATGAATCACATGAAATATTTGTAATGCTAATTGTTTTGGTTTTTTTGTATGCTTGAACAGGCTGAGGAGCTCCAAAATTTAATGGAACAAGATTATGACATTGGGTTAGTCTTTGATTTCAGCTGGGAATTTCTATTCGTCTTTTTATTGACTTGTGATTTATGTGCATCCTGTTGGAGTGTTGGTAATATAGTCCCTTAATGAGAAAGAGTTGGAGTTTGCTACTAAGTTGACCTGAAAGATCATCAAACAGAGTGCTCAGTTCAATTATTACTTCCAATAATCATGCGTTACAATGAATTTTTTGCCTACAGGTCAACTATTCGGGATAAAATTATACCTCATGCTGTGTCATGGTTTACTGGAGAAGCAGCACAGGGTGAtgagtttgaagatattgaaggCGATGATGAAGACGATGAAGGTGAggaagatgatgaagatgaagaagaggatgaggaagaagatgaagatgacgatgaagatgaagatgatgTTAAGAACAGGAAGAAGGTATACTTCAAGTCTTATTGCTTATAGTCAGAAGTTTGATTCTTAACTCTTTTGTTTTCTGACAAAGTACTTTTCATTTGCTTCTCTTACCGGATACTTTGCAGTCATCTGGATCGAAGGTAAACAGCATGTTTCTGTTGTGTTTTTATTCCATAATATGCTTTGTTCTGCTAAAAAAGTTCCTTATATTGTTTTATTTCCAACTGCAGAAGAGCGGACGATCACAAGCTGGGGAAGGTCAGCAGGGTGAACGTCCTCCGGAGTGTAAACAACAATAGAGGTCAAGGTAGAAGCAGCAAATGGAACCTGAGTGTTTTTGGTTGCAAATTTTTTGGTTTGATTTTTAAGCTCCTTGGTGATTCTGGATTTTTCATCTTCTCCATTGCAGTTGTTCTTCTAGTAAGGTGTTTAATATGACAGTTACATATCTTAAAGTTGTTAGATCTTGCGTTTTATCTGGTATTGTTTAGTTATTCTTTCTCTTGGAATTGTAGTGTCACAGAAGGTACTGAGAAACCTTGTGCTAGTTATGAAATTGCAGTACATCTATCATGTTGAGAGTTGATTACTCATGTTTTCTTTTGGTTGGCCATTTTTCTTTTGGCTTGCTGTTGGTTCAATATTAAAAAATGACCATAACAGAATTTTTTAAGTTGAGAAATTTGTTGAAGTTCTTCATGTTATCAAGTCATTGCCCCTTGGTATAGCCTTATGTCACGTGGTAGCTCAAAATCCTTTCTGGTTCTGTTCTTAGCTCCATCTGTATTCAGAAACAGTATTTTGGCAATTGGTGTGTAGCTAGCCGCCATGTCATGTCATATGGTAGCTCAAAATTCTGGAATTCTCAATTTCCTTTTTCTGCCTCGACTTGGTCCATCTGTTTTCGGTATTCGGGCACTTGTAGTTGCCAGTATTCTTTGCATATTTGACTTCTTTTTTCCTCTCTGGTCCTGTTATTTGGAGAGCATTCTAATACGAAATTAGATAATGAGGATATCAAGTCTTTGTAATATATATGTGCAATACCTCATAGCCTCTTGGCCTAGCCACTATGCCATCTCCATATGCAATAATTACAATTCAACCGTTAATTTATAGAATGAGTAGATCGAAAGTGAAAGGCAAAGAAAAACAAGTTAGTCAACTGCATGCTCGCAAAATAATGCATGTAACAATCCTTGTGGACCGTGGTAGTCAACTTTGTCTGTGAATTTGTGTTGCTTTTCAGTTTTCATATGCATCTTCGCTCCCCTTGAGTGCGTGTCCCTTCTATCTTTACGACTTCAGCTACGCACTTCTTTTATTTTTCTTCGTTTTGGCTTTTTGTACGTATCCCCCTCCCCCTTGCCTCTCCGCTTTACATTTTAATGGCAGCTTGATCCCAAAATATTACTACCATTAATGGTGTTTGATCTCATGTGTCTATATATAATTGATTTTTATAATGTGTGCCCATGAGCACGTAATTCAATgattaaatataataaatataataaaaaatttaacaattaaaatttgatcTCATTACTTGATTATAAATTTGATTCTACAgtggaataatttttaataagtgTGATTCTACTTGATTCTGCTATAGAATCAATTTAATcttttttaataatttcaatgattttttaaataaataattgtctaacttcgatttttaacttgataattaaaatttataattatatatgatgaaaaataaaatatattttatattttatattttttaaataatggttctaTAAGAGAATACTTCATGAAGTGTTAtcctatatatatattatatactgCAGTGTTACATTCTAAAATAGATTTGGGAAATCATGTCAAAATAAGAGAGAATTGATAAAAATTCAAATCAAATATTTATGTTTGCTTTAATATCCCAGTTGCATGGTAGATGACAAACTTTACATATCACAGGAGTAACTACAATTGCGAGCACCACGATGACGTTCGCTTTATGTATCATGGTATGATAATGGTATTTGCAAATGTAAATTGCTCCGAATTTACAAAATTGTTGTCACCCgtatattttaaaatattggaaCATTTTGAATTACTGCTTCTCAGAGAGCAAGTCCAATAGTGTCTTAAATTGTTGTTCTAAACTATAATTTGAGACATTTTAATTAATTAGATACTTCAACAATGTCCTAGTGGTGCTTTAAAACACTAGGATATCTAATGCCTCATTTTTAAGGTTCTACTAGCTATGTCTTATTTCaattttttcaataaaaaatttGCTTCCCTCTTTTTTTTATacatattttctctcaacttttTCATTCCCTCCaaatataattcaaatataatattattttaatgataagACACAACTATAAGTCATTATTGTTGGAGTGCATACATGAGAATATTGTCCTAAATTACTAGGACAtcatattttataatatttttaaaccaTCTCTTAGAACACTCTTGGACTTGCTCTAATCTACCAAGTCCAACAATAGTACGTACAAATTCCACTTATGTATACTTGTCATATGTTTATAAATCAATATCATCTCAAGATTAAAATAAAACCGAATCTAAGCAAATCTACTAAGTATTATACTATATTTGTAGCATGATAACAACTTTTGCATTATTAATCGTATGCTAGCTGAAATTAAGGTACAACTTGTGGTTTAGATACACATTATAACTTAGTTTTTTTTactaattttattaatttaacatTAAAATCACATTATCTATCAACTAATCTCAAGGAATCTTTTAGATAAAGAGCTCAGTATGTACATACATACTTAAAAGATGTTAATAATGGGATGTACGTATAGGCTCCAAAAATTGACATTATTTTTAAACTATTAATATATGTTTCAAAGGAAGCTAACTTGATTTGAATGGCAGGCATTTATATTGGAGAATTTTGTCAATATGTCAGATTAATGATAAGGGCCATTAAAAACTGTTAACGATATCATATGGGAAAATTTAATCAATAATATGGTATGAAAGCTAAATATAATTAAGGGTTTTGTGGAGTTTTGATGTTTGTGTTCCAATCAATTCCACATTTCTTATCAATCTACAAATTTCTTATAATGTTTATTAAATTTTCCTTTGTTTCTTGAGCAAATGAAATTATTGTCACAATGTATAAGAGCTGTTTAGTAATATTTTTATCTAGACAAATTATTCATCAAACACTTTAATATCATGAAGAGGGATTGAAGGAGATAACAGATGTGTGTTTCATTTCTATTTTCATTTATTTCAATTCTCATAAACTTTTTTTTCAAATCCTCCGTCCCTTTACTTGAATTTATATAGTTGATAATAAACTAACCATCAATGTAACATGAAGTGAATTATGAAGGAAGATATATAATGAATTATTGGTACAAAATATAAAATAAACTCCTAGCTGAaggaagaaaacaaaagaaaagacaGAAAGTGGACATGAGAGTTACCCGTTGGACGGTGCATGGCTGTATGTCATTGGTTGGTACCTATTCCTAACACCCCCCCTCCTTGTTGTTTTGTGTAGGATGAGTGGAAGATCACACACGACATATATCCCCTTCCTCATCCTCatcccccccctctctctctcactcccCAAACAGATATATACATATTCACTTAAAAATAGTTTATGGTTTTGTTCATATTGCAATTATATTATTTCTTGGTTCAAACAAGCTATTAGTTAGTCAGTTTAACTATTAGGAAGATGAACATGTAGTGGCTGCAGGAGCCTGTATGGTCTAATTCAggttcatctctctctctctctctctctctctctctctctctctctctctctctctctctctctctctctctctctctctctctctctctctccctctctctctctccctctctctccctctctctccctccctctctctccctctctctccctctctctccctctcgctctccctctccctctctctctctctctctctctctctctctctctccctccctccatCCATATTAGTAACTCACATAGTTATTATTCACATATCAAAACAAACTACAATATTGTCTCCTGCGTTGATGCCAAAAAAAATAAAAGCAGCCATTAAAAAGTAGCTGAGAAAATAATATGGGCTTAAAACAAAAACTTAGTATCTTGGTTAAACAAAAACCTATTTATTTGTGCTATATCTCTAGCTAGTACCTTTTTTTCGTTTGTGCATAGTGGTTTGCTTTTCAGATCCTAACAAGTACCTCTACAAACAAGAATCACCATTTACCGAGAGCATGAAGCAAACATGCAGTCCATAATTAAACTACTTCTAATGTTAGCTATATATACGTTAATATTTTGATGGTTAGTGATTACTGTGTTTACGACAATacagaagaagaagaagatgatgatAAAGGATGGAGATTCATCACCACAGACAAGAAGTAATTAACAATTGATTATAGAGGCAAGAAAAATGTCAAATATAAGTTGTGCATCAGGTAATCAAACAagtgcttcttcaggtgttaACATTAATATAGCTGCTGAAATCAATCAACCGCCACTAAAGCGAAAGAGAAATTTACCAGGAAATCCAGGTATGTGTATGCATTCATGAACTGAAGCTCTTATATTTAGGGTGATGATTAAATTAGACCTTTAGTCTGAATTACAACTTAGAGATGTTTAATTAATCAGTAGCTCAACTAATATTTGTTCTGCTCCAAAAAATAACATGTTTGATTCTGCTGCAAAACACAAAGTTATTTCGTTAAAATATAGAATATACAACTCAACAGAGGCACATATATGTGATTTATTACGTACAGACCCAGATGCAGAAGTGATAGCATTGTCACCGACAACCCTAATGGCAAGGAATAGATTTGTATGTGAAATATGTAATAAGGGTTTCCAGAGGGATCAAAATCTGCAGTTGCACAGAAGAGGCCATAATCTGCCGTGGAAGTTGAAGCAGAGAAACAGCAAAGAGGTGATACGAAAGAAAGTGTATGTGTGCCCAGAAACAAGCTGTGTGCACCATGAGGCTTCAAGGGCACTTGGAGACCTAACCGGAATTAAGAAGCATTTTTCGAGAAAGCATGGGGAGAAGAAATGGAAATGTGAGAGATGTAGTAAGCATTATGCAGTTCAGTCTGACTGGAAAGCTCATTCCAAGACCTGTGGCACAAGAGAGTATAGATGTGACTGTGGAACCATCTTCTCCAGGTACACATACATTACAAAAAAATAAAGTAAATAATACAGGTCCAGATTGATGAATAAACtgcaaataaatttatttattattttaaaaagcAAATTTTATAATAGTAACGGTATGTTCAAAGCACTTTGAAATGTGTGTAAAGTCACATAAACGACCTATAATCAGGACAAAGG
Encoded here:
- the LOC141667163 gene encoding nucleosome assembly protein 1;2-like isoform X2, whose amino-acid sequence is MVNIKKETLDLSDLDGALAADGSALSAEEKSGLVNALRDKLKNLGGPHSDILESLTPVVRKRVEALKDIQSHHDDLEAKFYEEKAALEAKYQKLYEPLYNKRYEIVNGILEPKGVESEDVSQEGGQDKEKGVPEFWVTAMKTNEILAEEISERDEEALKYLKDIKWCKMESPKGFKLDFFFDTNPFFKNSVLTKIYHMINDEDEPILEKAIGTDIEWYPGKCLTHKILKKKPKKGSKNAKPITKTENCDSFFNFFSPPEVPEDDDDLDEDAAEELQNLMEQDYDIGSTIRDKIIPHAVSWFTGEAAQGDEFEDIEGDDEDDEGEEDDEDEEEDEEEDEDDDEDEDDVKNRKKKSGRSQAGEGQQGERPPECKQQ
- the LOC141667163 gene encoding nucleosome assembly protein 1;2-like isoform X1, with translation MVNIKKETLDLSDLDGALAADGSALSAEEKSGLVNALRDKLKNLGGPHSDILESLTPVVRKRVEALKDIQSHHDDLEAKFYEEKAALEAKYQKLYEPLYNKRYEIVNGILEPKGVESEDVSQEGGQDKEKGVPEFWVTAMKTNEILAEEISERDEEALKYLKDIKWCKMESPKGFKLDFFFDTNPFFKNSVLTKIYHMINDEDEPILEKAIGTDIEWYPGKCLTHKILKKKPKKGSKNAKPITKTENCDSFFNFFSPPEVPEDDDDLDEDAAEELQNLMEQDYDIGSTIRDKIIPHAVSWFTGEAAQGDEFEDIEGDDEDDEGEEDDEDEEEDEEEDEDDDEDEDDVKNRKKSSGSKKSGRSQAGEGQQGERPPECKQQ